The genomic region TGTCGGCCATCCCGATCTGCCGGGAGGTCCGGTCGTGCTGGATGGCGTAGATGTTCGCCTTCTTCTCGGCGATGATGTGCAGTAGCTCTTCGAGCGACCCAGGGCGGTCGCGCAGGACCGTCTTTATCTTCACGTAGCGGCCCGTGGCGACCAGCCCGCGCATGACGACCGTCGTGAGCATGTTCAGGTCGATGTTGCCCCCGCACATCGCCGGGACGATGACCTCGCCCTCGTCGTAGTCGAACTTGTTGAACAGGATGGCTGCGAGCGGAGCCGCACCCGCGCCCTCGACCAGCGTCTTCCCGCGTTCGAGGACGTACGTCAGCGCCATCGCGATCTCGGGGTCCGAGACCGTGACGACCTCGTCGACGCGCTCCTTGATGACCTCGAAGGTCTGCGTACCGGGACCACGGACCGCGATACCGTCCGCGATGGTGTCGACCTTGTCGAGCTCGTAGCGCTCGCCCTTCTGGAGGGACTGGGCGACGCTGGAGGCACCTTCGGCCTGGACGCCGACGACCCGCGTCTCGGGATTCTTGGCCTTGATGGCGGTCGCCATCCCGGAGATGAGGCCGCCGCCGCCGATGGGGATGACGACTGTCTCGACCTCGGGGAGGTCCTCCATAATCTCCAGCCCGATGGTCCCCTGCCCGGCCATCACGTAGGGGTCGTCGAAGGCGTGGACGTAGGTCCGGCCTTCCTCCTCTTCCAGTTCGTGGGCCTTCTCGGCGGCCTCGTCGTAGTCGGTCCCGTAGAGGACGACCTCGGCCCCGTAGCTCTGGGTGGCCTTTATCTTGGAGATGGGAGCGTACTCCGGCATGACGATCTTCGCGTCGACCCCGGAGCGGGTGGCCGCGAGGGCGACGCCCTGGGCGTGGTTGCCGGCGCTCGCCGTCACCACGCCGGCAGATTTCTCGTCATCCGAAAGCGTCATGATTCGATTGGTCGCGCCTCTGATCTTGAACGACCCGGTTCGCTGGAAGTTCTCCATCTTCAGGTGGACCGCGGCTCCCGTCATATCCGAGAAGGTGTGGGAGTACTCGATGGGTGTGTGCCGCGAGGTCTCACGTACCCGGGGCATCGCTTCCAACACGTCGTCGAGTTCGAGCATACAGGAACGTCGGCGGGCACGTCGTTAATTATTTTCGCACGAGAATTCTGCGACGCAGACGAGACGCGACCACCCGGACCGGTCGCCGAGCCGGCGGCTCACGGGTGTTGGTCTGAAAGGGGGAATACGGGGGGAGCACGCGTGTGACGTGCAAGTGGAGAAGTGGGCGGGATACATATAAACGCCAGCCAAGCGGAGTGAAAGTGTAATCGCAAGACAGCGGCGCTGTGAATCGGGCGTCAGACGGTCGTCTGCCGGTCGTCATTCGGGTCGTGCGACGACGGTACACTCCCGGGCCATCGTGTCCGCGACCCGGGCCTGCAACGACCCCGAACCGGGCCATTCGATGGAGTCCTCGACTCCGAGTCTGGCCGGGTCCCCGACGTACACTTGCACGTCGCCAGTTGTCCGGTTGCCACTGCCGTCCGCCCACGGCACCGCCACCCGGACGTACAGCCCGCGGTCGACGCCCTCGTACCGGTCCAGCGCGTCGACCTCGTCGGTCCGCAGGATTCGCCCAGGCGTCTCCCCGCCGGGTGCCAGCGTCGGGTACTCGCCCTCTACCCGATGTGCGCCCCGGAGGACAGCGCCGGGGCCGAAGGTCCAGTCGTCCAGCAGCTCGTCGACGCGGGCTGGGTCCGTGAGCGTCCCGTAGACGAAACAGTCCATACGTTGCTTCCGCTTCCGACGACTAAAAGAGCCGAGCCCGGGAAACCCGACCATGAACCGCGGCCGGCTGTTGTCGGTGTGGCGGCGCGTCCTCGGCCTCTCGTGGCCCGTGATGGTCGAGCAGACGTTCCGCACCGCGATGCGGACCACCGACATCATCGTCACCGGGCTGTTCTCGCCGGCCGCCATCGCCGCCATCGGCCTCGCCGACCTCTACGCCCGCTTCCCCCTGCGGATCGGCCTCGGGCTCGGCGGCGGTGCCATCGCGCTCTCCAGCCAGGACACCGGTGCCGGGGCACAGGCGAACCGCGACGAGGCGGTCACCCAGGCCATCCTGCTCGGGCTGGTCGCCGGCATCCCGTTCGTCGCGTTCGGCTTCCTGTTCGGCCGCGAGGCCATCTCGCTGCTCGGCGCGTCGGACAGCGTCGCACAGCTCGGCGGCACCTACCTCGCCATCGTCTTCGCGACCGCGCCCGCCCGGCAGGTGTCGCTCATCGCGGCGAGGTCCCTGCAGGGCACCGGCGACACCCGTACCCCGATGTACGTCAACATCGTCTCGAACGGGCTGAACATCGTCGGGAGCGTGGTGCTCGGCCTCGGGCTGCTGGGGTTCCAGCGCTACGAGATCGTCGGCGTCGGCCTCGCGACCGCCTTCAGCAACGTGTTCACCGCGGTCGTGCTCTGTGCGATAATGTGGGTCGGGGGAACCAGTGCCGGCTTCGCCCTGCCGTCGAACCCCATCATCGCTCGCCAGCTCGTCGTCGTCTCGGCCCCCCGCGTCGTCGAGGGGTTCGCCGACACCCTCGCCGAGTTCCCGTTCAACGCCCTCCTGCTCGGCTTCGGGACCGAGGTCAACGCCGCCTTCCAGGTCGGTCGCCGTCTCTACCAGCAGGTGACCGGCCCCCTCTCGCGCGGCTACAGCGTCGCCGCGAGCGTGGTAGTCGGACAGGCACTCGGTGAGGGCGACCCGGAGCAGGCGAAGGAGAACGGGGTCGCGACCGCCCTGCTCGGTCTGGTGACCGTCGGGGGCATCGGCCTCGCACTGGTCGTCGGCGCACCCCTGTTCGTCCGCGTCTTCACCCGCGACCCCGCGACCGTCGGCTACGCGGTCGACTTCGCCCGCACCTACGGGCTGGCCGCGCCCGCACTCGTGACCTTCGTCGTGTTCTCGGGGAGCCTCCAGGGCGGGAGCGAGACGCGCACCCCGTTCGTCGCCCGGGTCGCGGGCCTGCTCGTGTTCTTCCTCGGCTTCAGCTACGTCGTCGGCGTGACGCTGGGCTACGGCGTGCTCGGCGCGTACGGTGGCATCATCGGGTACTACGGGCTGGCTGCCGTGCTCGTCACGGTCGGTTTCGTGCGTGGTGACTGGGCGAGACGGGCCGCGAAGATGATGGCAGACCGGGGCAGTGCGGCGGACTGATCAGGCTTCCACGTCGTCGTCCAGCACCGCCTCGTCGTACCACTCCACCCCGGAGAACACGAACCGCGCCCCGTCCGCCGAGTCGTCTATCTGCACCGACCAGTCGTGGGCTTCCGCGATGTCCTCGACGATGGCCAGCCCGAACCCGGTCCCCTCCGACGCCGTGGTGTAGCCCTGCTCGAACACGAGGTCACGGTCCTCCGGGTCGATGCCGGGGCCGTCGTCGGCGACCGCGAACCCCGCTGGATGGTGCTGGAGCGTCACGGTGACGCCAGTGCCATCAGTGGAACCGTGTTCGACAGCGTTGCGAAAGAGGTTCTCGAACAGGGCCCGCATGCGCTCGCCGTCGGCCAGCACCGGGGGAAAGCTGTCGGCGAGTTGCAGGTCGGACCCGCTGGTGGCACACCCCGCCCACGCGTCCGTGACGATGCGCTCGAACGGGACCGGCTCCGGGTCCTCGACCGTCTTCCCCTTCCTGGCGAGTGCGAGCACGTCCTCGATGAGGTCCTCCATCCGGTCGAGCGCCCAGGCGAGCTCTTCCAGCGACTCGTGGTCGTACTCCACGGCCAGCAGGTCGCGGTGACCCCGGGCCACCGTCAGTGGGTTGCGAAGGTCGTGACTCACGATGCTGGCGAACTCGTCGAGGCGTTCGTTCTGCCGGCGAAGCTGTCGTTCGCGCTCTCGCTGCTCGGTCGTATCCGTGTAGATGGCGAAGCCGAAGACGCTGTGCTCACCGAGCGTGACCGGGACGCCGTGGAGGATGAAGTCACGCAGTCCGTTCGCCGTCTGGCGGCGGACCTCGGCGTGGATCGAGTTCCCGGCGATGAGTTCCTCGCTGAGCCCGGTCGCCTCGTCCTCCTTGCCGGGTGGGACGATGAACTCGTCGAGGTCCCTGCCGACGATGGTCGCCTCGTCGTACCCCATCACCGTCTCGAACGATGAGTTGACCGCCCGGACCTGCATCGTCCCGTCCCCCTCGAACACGTACGAAACCGCCGGGTCGGGGATGTTCTCGAACAGCGCTGCGAACCGGTCACGCTGCTGTTTGACCTCGGCCTCGCGCTCGCGGAGGAGGTCTTCGCGTTCGGCCCGTTGCAGCGCAGAGACGACGTTCGTCGCCAGCAGTTCGGCGACCCGCACCGTCGCGTCGTCGACCGACTCGTCGTGGACACTGCCCGCCGTCAGCACACCGTGCCTGCCGAGTGGGACCGCCAGAACCCTGGTATCCTCGTTCGCGCCCGGGAACGAGCAGGTTCCCGTCTCCCCGTTGGTGAACAGGTCGGCCAGCGCCGTCTGCCGGTCGAGCGGGACCGGGTCCACGCCGTCGATATCCGTCGTCGCCACCGGGTCGAGCACGTCACCGTCGACGAGGAACACCGTGATCTGTGGCAGTCCGAGGATGTTCAGCCCGGTCGCGACCGCCCGGCTGGCCACGTCGGCCTTCGTCTCGGCGATCATCATCTCCCGGGTGGCGTCGTGCATCATCCGCAGGACCTTCTCGCGCTGCTTTCGCTCCGTGATGTCGGTGTAGACGAAGTACGCCAGGTCGCTCCGGTCGCCGACACGGACCGAACGCATCAGGAACTCTCGCGGACCGTCCGCGGTTATCCGGGTCCCCTCGGCCTCGAACGACTCGCCGGCCGCGACCCGCTGGTTGTACTCACGCCCGATGTCGCGGCGGCCCTGGGGGTGGACCACCTCGTCGAGGTCCTGGCCGACCATCTCCGCGGGGTCGTAGCCGAACACCTCGCCGAACGACTCGTTCACGCGGATGACGTAGGCGTGGTCACCCTCGATTCTGGCCTCCGCGATAGCGTCGCTGGTGTTCTCGAACAGGGTCGCGACGCGAGCGTCGGCCGACCGACCGCTCTCGGCCCGGAAGTGTCGTGCGGCCGCGACCGCTCGTCTCGCAGCCAGCCGCCGTGCCGTCTCGTTGCTCCAGTCGACCACGTCGGTCGCACCCGCGTCGAGTGCGGCAGCCGCGACCGCTTCCCGGTCCGTCGTGCCCACGACGACCGGGAGTTTCGACGCGACAGCGCGGACACCGTCGAGGCAGCCGATACCGTCCGCGTCGGGGAGGTTGGCAGCCGTAAGAACGCAGTCCGGCCGCTCGGTCAGGTCCGCGACCCGGTCGCGGGCTGCCGCCGCCGTGTCTGCGGTCACCGTCTCCGTCTCTTGAGCCGTCTCGGCGATGGCCGAAACCAGCGCCTGCCGACGGTCCGCATCCCCGTCGACACAGAGGACGGACACGGAAACAGTGTCGTGTGCCATCATCGGCGAATCGAGTGGTCGGGTAACTACCACCATTCATGGGAGTCTCTGACTAAGTGGTTTCGGCCCCGAGAAGTCGTCCCCTCTCCACACAAGACATTTAATAAATCCGATGGAACCGGTGCTTATGAAACCAGAGACGGGACTGGCTGCGGTCGTCGTGGTCGCACTCCTCGTCACCGCCGGCGTCCTCGTGGCCGTCCCGGGTGCCCTCCAGCCCCCACCCGACGACGAACCGGTCGAACGGCCCGGCCGGGTCGCGCTCACCGAGATGACGATCTCGGCCGGGCAGGTCACCGGTGGGACCGCGACCCTCCAGGTGACACCATACGTCGAACACCGCGGGAACCCTGCCCCGAACGTGACCGTCGTCCTCCGGGCGGTCGACACCGACTCCGGCCTCGTCGAGGCGACGACGCGACTGGCCTTCGGCGACCTCCGGAACGAGTCGGAGCTGAACCGGACCGGACGCCTCTCGGTCCCCCGCGAGGGTGGCTACCGCGTCGAGGCCGTCCTCTACCGCGACGGCGAGCGCATGACGGTCGGCTCGCGGACCGTCTCCGGCGTCGACAGCCTGACTCCGGCATACGCAGAGACCCCGGTCGGCTTCCACGAGTTCGACGGTGACGCCGAACTCCCCGTCATCGAGTACCGGGTCGCCTCGGTCGAGAACGACCGGGCGACACTGGCCGTGACGACCTACCTGACGAACACCGGTGACGACCCCGCCGAGAACCTCCGGTTCGTCCTGAAAGCTCGCCAGAACGGCTCGAACGTCGTCGCCGACCAGACCACGGTCCAGGTCGGGTCGGTTGCCCCGGGCGAGACCGTGACGCCGACCGCCGACCTGACCGTGCCAGATGGGTACAACTACTACCTCGATGCCATCCTCTGGAAGGGCGACACCATCGTCGGGACCGAGCGCTCCGTCGCGAACCTCGCGCCCGGACAGGGGCTGACGGTCAACTGGACACAGTCGGCTGCGGGCTTCGAGTCCGGCGACTTCGAGACCGGTGACGGCCCGGCGACCGGCCCACCCACCACGGCATCACCAGAGGCTGACGCCGGCGGCCAGCCCGGCTTCGGCCTACCAGCCGCCTTCGTCGCCGTGCTCGTGACCGCACTTGTCGCACGGAGGGTCCGCCGATGAGCCGCGACGACCCGCCGGCCGACGAGCACCGTGCCACCGACGCCGAGACCACGACCACCGACGCCGACAGCATGCCAGATCACGACCCCGACACCACCGACAGCGACAGCACCGACCGGCCAGCCAGCGACGAATCTGACACCGACCACGAGGTCGACACGTCCGCAGACGAAGACGTTCCCG from Haloarchaeobius sp. HME9146 harbors:
- a CDS encoding PAS domain S-box protein, which encodes MSVLCVDGDADRRQALVSAIAETAQETETVTADTAAAARDRVADLTERPDCVLTAANLPDADGIGCLDGVRAVASKLPVVVGTTDREAVAAAALDAGATDVVDWSNETARRLAARRAVAAARHFRAESGRSADARVATLFENTSDAIAEARIEGDHAYVIRVNESFGEVFGYDPAEMVGQDLDEVVHPQGRRDIGREYNQRVAAGESFEAEGTRITADGPREFLMRSVRVGDRSDLAYFVYTDITERKQREKVLRMMHDATREMMIAETKADVASRAVATGLNILGLPQITVFLVDGDVLDPVATTDIDGVDPVPLDRQTALADLFTNGETGTCSFPGANEDTRVLAVPLGRHGVLTAGSVHDESVDDATVRVAELLATNVVSALQRAEREDLLREREAEVKQQRDRFAALFENIPDPAVSYVFEGDGTMQVRAVNSSFETVMGYDEATIVGRDLDEFIVPPGKEDEATGLSEELIAGNSIHAEVRRQTANGLRDFILHGVPVTLGEHSVFGFAIYTDTTEQRERERQLRRQNERLDEFASIVSHDLRNPLTVARGHRDLLAVEYDHESLEELAWALDRMEDLIEDVLALARKGKTVEDPEPVPFERIVTDAWAGCATSGSDLQLADSFPPVLADGERMRALFENLFRNAVEHGSTDGTGVTVTLQHHPAGFAVADDGPGIDPEDRDLVFEQGYTTASEGTGFGLAIVEDIAEAHDWSVQIDDSADGARFVFSGVEWYDEAVLDDDVEA
- a CDS encoding NEW3 domain-containing protein, which translates into the protein MKPETGLAAVVVVALLVTAGVLVAVPGALQPPPDDEPVERPGRVALTEMTISAGQVTGGTATLQVTPYVEHRGNPAPNVTVVLRAVDTDSGLVEATTRLAFGDLRNESELNRTGRLSVPREGGYRVEAVLYRDGERMTVGSRTVSGVDSLTPAYAETPVGFHEFDGDAELPVIEYRVASVENDRATLAVTTYLTNTGDDPAENLRFVLKARQNGSNVVADQTTVQVGSVAPGETVTPTADLTVPDGYNYYLDAILWKGDTIVGTERSVANLAPGQGLTVNWTQSAAGFESGDFETGDGPATGPPTTASPEADAGGQPGFGLPAAFVAVLVTALVARRVRR
- a CDS encoding gamma-glutamylcyclotransferase yields the protein MDCFVYGTLTDPARVDELLDDWTFGPGAVLRGAHRVEGEYPTLAPGGETPGRILRTDEVDALDRYEGVDRGLYVRVAVPWADGSGNRTTGDVQVYVGDPARLGVEDSIEWPGSGSLQARVADTMARECTVVARPE
- the ilvA gene encoding threonine ammonia-lyase; translation: MLELDDVLEAMPRVRETSRHTPIEYSHTFSDMTGAAVHLKMENFQRTGSFKIRGATNRIMTLSDDEKSAGVVTASAGNHAQGVALAATRSGVDAKIVMPEYAPISKIKATQSYGAEVVLYGTDYDEAAEKAHELEEEEGRTYVHAFDDPYVMAGQGTIGLEIMEDLPEVETVVIPIGGGGLISGMATAIKAKNPETRVVGVQAEGASSVAQSLQKGERYELDKVDTIADGIAVRGPGTQTFEVIKERVDEVVTVSDPEIAMALTYVLERGKTLVEGAGAAPLAAILFNKFDYDEGEVIVPAMCGGNIDLNMLTTVVMRGLVATGRYVKIKTVLRDRPGSLEELLHIIAEKKANIYAIQHDRTSRQIGMADTEVEVDLETRGHDHVEELLEAIREAGYEVEMLV
- a CDS encoding MATE family efflux transporter — encoded protein: MNRGRLLSVWRRVLGLSWPVMVEQTFRTAMRTTDIIVTGLFSPAAIAAIGLADLYARFPLRIGLGLGGGAIALSSQDTGAGAQANRDEAVTQAILLGLVAGIPFVAFGFLFGREAISLLGASDSVAQLGGTYLAIVFATAPARQVSLIAARSLQGTGDTRTPMYVNIVSNGLNIVGSVVLGLGLLGFQRYEIVGVGLATAFSNVFTAVVLCAIMWVGGTSAGFALPSNPIIARQLVVVSAPRVVEGFADTLAEFPFNALLLGFGTEVNAAFQVGRRLYQQVTGPLSRGYSVAASVVVGQALGEGDPEQAKENGVATALLGLVTVGGIGLALVVGAPLFVRVFTRDPATVGYAVDFARTYGLAAPALVTFVVFSGSLQGGSETRTPFVARVAGLLVFFLGFSYVVGVTLGYGVLGAYGGIIGYYGLAAVLVTVGFVRGDWARRAAKMMADRGSAAD